Part of the Imperialibacter roseus genome, TAGAGTATGTCTTTTTTCTCATGAAACTGATCGTAACTGGTTTCATTCTTAACGTACAACCCAATGTAGAAAACGGAAGCGATGCCGAAGAAGAGGCTGAGTAGGTTAACGGCTGTGAATACCCTGTGCCGGAGCGAGTGACGAAAGGCAACTTTGAAATGATTGATGAGCATAATGTTCGTATTTAGTCCTTTGAGTTTCTTTATTCTGTAGAGCCTGACTGACCCCAGTACACCAAAAATGAAAAGCTTGTTAGCTTTACGTTCACCGTAAAGTGCAAGGTTTCTATCGTAGAGCTCACATAAGTCCCCTTCCAGCTCGTCGATGAAACGAGCCGAGCAGTACCAGCGCAGTAGCTTTACTGCCCACCTTGGCGGCGTATTATTCATAGTTGAGTTTTAAGTTGGGTAACAAGCTCCAGAGCTTCTCCCTTTGTTCTTTCACTTCGGCAAGGCTCCGCTCCCCGGACGCCGTTACTTTGTACAGCCTTTTTTTTCTACCACCTCGTTCTTGAGTGGCTCCGCCAAAGTAGGATTCGACAAAACCCTTTTCCTCCAACCTGTACAGCGCAGTATGAACTGTGCTCACTGTCACCTTGCGATCAATATTCTTTTCAATTTCATCCATCACGGTGATGCCGTAAGCATCGCCATTTAAAATGGCCACCGTCAATAGCACGAGTTCCTCAAACTCACCCAGGTATGTTCCTTTCATATTTCAATCGTAAATGTCAATCAAATAAAATGATTAGATTCTTAAATGTCAATGAAATAGATTTCTTTAATATTCTGACTAAGCTGACATATGAGTACATAAGCTAAATTTCTTACATCATGTCCGGTTGATAAGCACGAGCTGTTGCTTATCATATTTTTGTACAGAGCCAAGAAATGTCTTGAAGTCCTCGTAATCACTTGGCGGGTAGCTCCCTTTTTTCATAATGAAGGTTCGTGTGAACATCATTTCACCGTCTGTGTTTACCATCCTTCTCTCATAGCGACCAAATTTAGACTCAAGGACGACGTCTTCCAGTTTGTTTTCACTGAAATATACTTCTGGAAAAGTTACTTTAATAGAGTCTACTTGTGTGTAGGGGTATTTTATATCAATTGGATATTTTCTTTTTGCAATTGAAAGTTTTAGGTTGGTGAGATTGGTGAATGTAAATGGCGTAAAGAATAGTCTTTGACCATTTATTTTGGCTGGGCCGTTCATTTGTAGGGTGGAGGTCAGCTCCGCCGTTGGCACAATTTCATCGCTGATCTCAGATAACTGGAGGTCGATGACAGTGAAAGTACCCCAGGAGTGATAGTCGTAGAACCACTTCACCTGATCACTTTTAGGAAGTAAAACTGCCTGGCTGAAATAGTCGTTCTCAATTTCTAACCCCTTGTAAATTCTTTTAACACTTGCAGAGGTTACTCCATTTTTGTCAACATTCAACTCTGCGTTCGTTGCTTGCTTGTTTTCCGATACGCCGTAAGCTTTTGTATGTATTAGTCTCCCACCGTTTTCGGTGATCATCAGGGCATCCCGATCACTTGTAAATTTGCCCATGTAGCCAAATGGAGAAGTTTGAGAAGTACATTCCAGCCACAGCGTATCATTCTCCACCGGCACGGTTAATACTGCATGATTAAAATGCGCATTCGGAAAATCCCTGAGCACCTCCTGCGAGTATTTACCTCCCCTGATGATGGTATAGTAGGAGCTTATGCCAACACTTTCAAGAAGTGACTTCATGTAAAACGACAGTGCTTTACAATCGCCGTATTTGGCAGAATGGACGAAGCCTGATTCGAATGGTTGCCACCCTCCAATTCCAAGTTGAATGCTGACATACCTTGTGTTCTTTTGCAAATAGTGATAGATAGCCCTGACTTTTTCTAAAGAACTCTGATGTTCCGCTGCGAGTGTTTTTACACCAATTAAATCTTGCTCCGTCAACGTATTTCTATTCGAGTTTAGTTGTTGAATCCACATTCCGAATTCCCTCCACGATTTCATGGCCCCAGGGATGCCATCCATTTGGAAAGCGTTTGGAGCCAGGTAAACTGATGGGGAATATAGGTCGGTATTATGTGAGAAAGCTTCGTACTCAAAAGCAGGTTTGTTGTCGACTTGCCACTTGGCTATATGGTGTCCATTTACGGACTCGAACAATGGGTTGTTAATGTTAAAGCTCTTGAATCTGAAGGGCTCTTCAAGAAAGCTTTCCACTGTAAGAGATGCTTTTATAAGGCTTTCTTTTTCGTTCGCCTGGGGCTGCCAGCTCGGATAGAACATCGAGCCT contains:
- a CDS encoding PadR family transcriptional regulator, with the translated sequence MKGTYLGEFEELVLLTVAILNGDAYGITVMDEIEKNIDRKVTVSTVHTALYRLEEKGFVESYFGGATQERGGRKKRLYKVTASGERSLAEVKEQREKLWSLLPNLKLNYE
- a CDS encoding DUF3857 domain-containing protein, with protein sequence MKYLVFFLLAFSFWQTTSGQPSLNGLADSLSQNANEIILNEETTFRINRIDNSELKTTYTAAILNKYAEDKNHIVLYYDKFTQVSSAKVIVYNNEGKKIDSYALKDFQDWNAGGTNVASDARAKVFKVVNSNYPYFVEVEYTILYKGSMFYPSWQPQANEKESLIKASLTVESFLEEPFRFKSFNINNPLFESVNGHHIAKWQVDNKPAFEYEAFSHNTDLYSPSVYLAPNAFQMDGIPGAMKSWREFGMWIQQLNSNRNTLTEQDLIGVKTLAAEHQSSLEKVRAIYHYLQKNTRYVSIQLGIGGWQPFESGFVHSAKYGDCKALSFYMKSLLESVGISSYYTIIRGGKYSQEVLRDFPNAHFNHAVLTVPVENDTLWLECTSQTSPFGYMGKFTSDRDALMITENGGRLIHTKAYGVSENKQATNAELNVDKNGVTSASVKRIYKGLEIENDYFSQAVLLPKSDQVKWFYDYHSWGTFTVIDLQLSEISDEIVPTAELTSTLQMNGPAKINGQRLFFTPFTFTNLTNLKLSIAKRKYPIDIKYPYTQVDSIKVTFPEVYFSENKLEDVVLESKFGRYERRMVNTDGEMMFTRTFIMKKGSYPPSDYEDFKTFLGSVQKYDKQQLVLINRT